Part of the Caulifigura coniformis genome, GCTCGCGCCGGCCACCGTCGCCGTCACCGACAGCACCGGGAAATCGACCTTGGGAAACAGGTCCACCCCCAGCTCGAAATACGCGACGGCCCCGAGGACCACCGGCATCGAAACCAGCACCCACGTGAAAACCGGCCGCCGGATACAGATTTCCGATATGTTCACGGCGCCTGCTCCGCATCCTGCGAGTCTGCCATCACGGTCGTCGGCCTCCGCGGCACGGCGTCCGAGGCGTCGGACGCCGACTCAGTGCGAATCGTCACCGCCGTCATGTTTGCCAGCGCCGATTGGCCGCTGGTGATCACCACCGCATCGCGGCCAAGGGGCGGACTGGCAATCTCCACCCAGTCGCGCGTCTGCATTCCCGGTTCGACGAGCACCTCGCGCGCCTGGCCCCCTTCGGACAGAAACAGTTTCGTCACCCCGGCAAACGTCACGAGCGCCGAGTGCGGCACCGTCGCGCTGTCCGTCGATTGGGTCGTGTGCACGGTCGCCTTGGCAAAGCTTCCCGGTTTCAGCCGCCCGGCATCGTTCGCGACCTGCACCTCCACGTTGAACGTCCGTGTCTTGGCGTCGACGGACGGGTTGATCAGAGTCACGACTCCCGGAAACGGATCGCGGTAGGCCGCCGTGAGCACGTCCGCAGTCTGTCCCAGTTTGATCTGGTCGCTGTGTCGCTCTGGAACCGGAATCCGCAGTTTTAACGTCTGATCCACCGCCAGCCGGCAGATTTCGTCCCCCTTCTTGACGAACGTGCCGTCCGACACCGACCGGCTGGTGACGACATACGACACGCCCCCCTCCATGCCCGGAACCGGGCGATATAGCTGAGGGGCGAGGATCCGTGCGTCAGCCAGTTGTTGCTCGGCCACCGCCAGTGCCGAACGCCGCAGCTTCACCGTTGCCACGCTCGACTTGGCCATCAGCACCTGGTTGGCATGATCGGCCAGGGCGATGTTCAATTCGCTGAGGGCCGTGTCGAGTTGACTCGACGTCGTCGCATTCTCCGCGGCCAGCCGCTTCAGCCGATCGTATTTCGCCTGGGCATTGTCGACCTGGGCCTGCGCGAGCATCACGGTCGGAACGTTTTTGATCTCGAAACTCTCATCGGGAAGCGCCTGCAGTCCCAGCTTTGCCAGCTCGACTTCCAGGTTCCCCTGGGCCTGTTCCACCGCCAGCTGGAAGTCGACCGGATCGATTTCGAGAACGCAGTTGCCCGGTCGGACACGGTCCGAGACTTCGCTGCACAGCCGATGCACGCGTCCTTCGACTTTGCTGCTGATCACGATCTCTTCGTAGCCATACAGCGTTCCGACCGCCTCGAGCGATCGCTGCAGCGATCGGAACACGACCGGCTCCGCGGTCACCATGATTCCCGACCGCGGGGCCGGCTCCGCCATGACCTCCGGCGGAAGTGCTTCCCGATCGTCGCGGGCCCACCCGCTGCCGCTGTAGACCCACCACCCCACCGTGGCCCCGATCGCCAGCAGCCCCAGGAACGCCCGCTTCCAGGGGTTCCGCGGCTGTGGAGCGGTGGCGCCGTGTGTCCGTTGCGGAGCGGACGCGTCAGGTCCGCTGCCGGGTGAATTCGTCATGGGACAACTTTCCCTGGAAACCAATTCAGTGGACGAGGTCGCGCCGCGGGGAAGCGTTCCTGAGACTTCCAGCGCCGGACTGTTCGATGGTCGAAGGATGAGGGCAAAAAAAGGGCTAGTTCGCGGACGGGCTCAGTCGCTCGGCGCCTCTCTGGACGACCTTGCGGAAGATCACCAGCAAGGTCTCCTGCTCGTCCCTGGTCAGCGGATTCAGCATCGATCGGAAGAACCGTTGCCGGGCGTCGTGCAGTGCCCGATACGTCTTGCCCCCCCGTTCCGTCAGCTCGACGTGGACGATCCGGCGATCCGCCTCCGATCGCTGCCGCCGCACCAGTCCCTTCGCTTCCAGCCCGTCGATCAGCGTCGTCACCGAATTGACCGCCAGCGCGAGATGCTCGGCCACCACCCGCATCATCTGCGAACCGTCATCTCCCAGAAACGAGATCAGCCGCATCTCCTGGTGATTCAGGTCGGCATGGGGGCCGTTCGCCGCGGCGATGTCTGCGGCCTGGAACTGTTTCACGATGGCTTCCATCGCCAGGCCCAGCTCGGTCGCCCGTTGATCAAGGGTCATCGCCACCCCGGGTTGAAAGGTTCGTTCATGGTGATTAGTTCGATAGTCGAATAATTCTATTATGGAACTGAATCCGGATTCGAGTCAAGATGTCCTGGACGCGGTTTCTCGCGCCTCCTCCATGCGCTCGCCCATTCCGCTGATTGCGGCCCGCGATAGACTGACGCCCCGGAGCGACGGTTCGCCCAGAAAACGGTCCATCCCCGGCATATCACGCCGTCCAGAGGCCATTCCCATGCGGTTTGCAGTCTGCGCCCTGCTGCTCACACTCGCCTCGGCCGTCGCCGCGGATGACCTGCCCGCCACCCCCGCCGTCCGGAAGGCCATCCCCGACCGGCTTGTCGTGCTCACCTTCGACGACTCCGCAAAGTCGCACTACACCATCGTTCGGCCGCTCCTCAAGCAGTACGGCTTCGGCGCCACCTTCTTCATCACCGAAGGCTTTGATTTCCCCACCAACAAGAAGGACTACATGACGTGGGACGAGATCCGGGAACTGCACGACGACGGCTTCGAGATCGGCAACCACACCCGCGACCACCTGGGCATTTCCGACAAGACGGTCGGCCGGCTCCCGGAACAGCTTCAGGCGATCGCCGACAACTGCCGCACTCACGGAATTCCCGCTCCCGTCACCTTCGCCTGGCCCGGAAACGCGATGACCCCTGCCGCCTTTGAAACGCTCAAGGCCCACGGCATCCGGTTCGCCCGGCGCGGCGGAGCGCCCGAGTATCCCTACGACGAAGGACGTGGCTTCGCCTATGAGCCCGGCCTCGATGATCCGCTGATGGTCCCCTCGGCCGGCGATGCCCGGCCGAAATGGACGCTGCCCGATTTCATCCGCGCCGTCGACCAGGCCCGCGACGGCCGCATCGCCGTACTGCAGTTTCACGGCGTCCCCGATACGGCCCACAACTGGGTCAGCAGCAGCCAGCAGAACTTCGAGGCCTACCTGAAGTACCTGCACGTCGAGCGCTATCGCGTCATCGCCCTGCGCGACCTTCAGGAGTTCGTCGACCCGGAAGTCGCCCCGGCCGACTATCGCCGCGTGATCGAATCACGTCGGGAAGCGCTGAATCCGCCGAAGACCGACACGACTCCCGGCAAGGACAGGTGACGTGCCCTGCGTCCCGCAACGGGAGGGGGCCCGAACACGCTTTCCGTCCGGCATCCCCGATTCCGGCCGCCTGCCGTTCGGCAAAGGCTTCCGCCAGGTCGTAAAAGAATCAGAAGGGGCGTGTGTTTTCGTCTCCCGAACGCGCCAGAGTTGGAGATTTTCCGCGTTGGTGGGAGAGAATTGTCTTTCACTCAGCGACGAGAATCAGCAAGATCGTGACTGAGTGTCGCATCGCAGGATTTCTGTCGGACGGGCCCGATTCAGGGCAAGCTGCGTTTCACTTCCAGCGCTCACACGTCTGTTCTGTCGATCAATCGCGTCCTGCTCGAAGATGTGCCCGGCCACCCTCGTCGAGCGGTGCTGTTGTCGGTGGCTGTTTGTCTCTTAAGTCAGAGGTAGTCCAATGGATGACTTCGGCTTTGATGCGGACATGGCTGGCGGCAACGACTACGTGACAGGCTACGAGCAGTTTATGAGCCTCTCCTACGAGGATCTCACCTGCCAGCAGGCCTCGACAGGCGGGCAGTGTGACTACGAAGAACTCGAGACCGGAACGCGAGTCGGCATCCCGATCGAGCGGCCGCGTGGTCGACGCCGACAGATTCCGCCCGTCAGAAACCTCGACCGGCCGCTGAGAATCGTCTGCCTCGGGCCCAGCTTCCAGCTCGGGGGAGTCGGACAACAGACGCTCAGCCTCGCCCGCTATTTCAATCCGGATCGGGCCCGGATCACTCGCTGCCTCGTCACCCGCGACGATGCCGAGGGACACAAACGACTCGCCGGCATGGGAATCCCCGTCGAAACGGCGACCCCCAGCCGGCTGGAGCGCGCGGCCGAAGATGCCGAGATCTTCCTGCTCTGGGGCGACCACTTCGACCGCACCCTGCCGCAGCGGCGGCCAACCTGTGTGTTCGTGGCCCACGGCGAATCGGCCTGGACGAGGCAGGGCCTCGAACGCAGCCGGGGCGTCGTCGATCACGTCATCGCCGTCAGCGAACGCGTCCGCGGACGGGTCTGCGGAGGGTTCGAAACGACCACGATCCTCAACGGCATCGATCCCTCGCGGCTGGCGGCGACACGCCCCCGGCAGGCCGTGAGACGGTCGCTCGGAATCCGCAGGGACGAGTTCCTGGTTGGCTGCGTCGGTCGCATGACGCAGGAAAAACAGATGGAGCGACTCATCTCCGCGGTCGCCCTCCTCCCGCGCAGCTTCAAACTGCTTCTCGTCGGCAGCGGCTCCCGACGCACCGAACTCGTCGAACGCGCCAGCGACTTGATCCCCGGCCGCTTCGTCATCGTCCGCCCGAATGACCACCTCGGCGACCTCTACCGCGCGATGGATGCGTTCGCGTTTCCGTCAGCGCACGAAGGGTTCGGCCTGGTCGTCGCCGAGGCGATGGCCTGCCGCGTTCCGGTCGTCGCCACCTGTGTCGGGGCAGTTCCCGAAATCATCGAGAACAACGTCAGCGGCATGGTCGTCGACTCCTCGCCCGAGGCGTTCGCCGACGCAATGAAGAAGCTCGCGAAGTTCCCGCACTGGGCCGCCGGCATGGCCCGGCAGGCTCACGCGTTCGCGCTCCGGCGACTCGTCGCCCGGAGGATGGCCAGTGACTACGAGACGCTCCTCTCGCGACTCGTGGCCGCGAAAACGGCGGCACAAACAGCCTGATCTCCGCACTCGCCGCCGGCCGACGCATGCCCATCAGGATCACCAACCAGCTGTTTCGATCCCATCCGATCGTCGGTCACTGCCCGGGACCGACGCATGGACGTTGGCGGCGGATTGTCGACGCGGTCCTGTCGCAGAAGATGCGCCCCGCCCGGTGTCCCGATGCGACCTTCCTCACCTGGAACACCGGCGCGCGTCCCGCCCGCCCCGACAAGCCCTGCGGACTGTTCGAACGCAGCCTCGCCCAGTTTCAGATCGAGCCGCTCGTCCTCGGCCAGGGCCGAAAGAACTGGAGAAACCGCGACAAGCTCGCGCTCACCGCCGAGGCGCTGGAATCGGTCACGACTCCTTACGTCGTCGGCGGAGATTCCTGTGACGTCCTCTTTTTTGAGGATCCGGGGCTCGTTGTCGAGCGCTTCAGGCAGCACTTCACCTGCGACCTGTTGTTCAATTCGACCGGCTCCCTCTGCTGGCCCCAGCTGCCGCGATTGATGGAGTTCCAGACCTCCCGCCCAGTGGCGCCCCTGCTTAAGGGGCGCCACTGGATCAACTCGGGCCTGTTCGTCGGAAAGACCGACTTCTGCCGCGACTACTTTCGCGATCTGGCCCAAAGTCCGCCGGTCGAGGGGTACGCTCATTCCGATCAGGCCGTCGTGATGGAGACCTGGCCGCGCTGGTATCCGCGGGTTCAGACCGACGACTTCTGCCAGATTTTCCAGTGGTTCAACGAAAAACCGGCGGTCCTGCATCTCGAACGTCCGCTGGCCGCCCGTCACACATCGCTGATTCGCTGGCTCCGTCGCCTGCCAGGGCCGCTTGTGGGCGCCGAGGTCGGCGTCTTCCAGGGATACACGTCCGAGGCGTTGCTCCGCAGTTTCCCCGATCTCCGGTTGTGGATGGTCGACCGCTGGAAGCCCTACGAAGGTCGCTCGACCATCGGCGACCAGCCCGCCGAGGCCCTCGAACGGGCCCTGAAGTCGACCACCTTCTGGACCCAGTTCGCGAAAGACCGACGGCGGATTCTCCGGGAGGCCTCGCCGGCAGCTGCCGACCGCTTTGACGACCACAGCCTCGATTTCGCCTTCATCGACGCCAATCACCTGTACGAGGCCGTCTGCGCAGACATCACTGCCTGGTGGAGCAAAATCCGGCCTGGAGGCCTGCTCACCGGGCACGATTACGGCACCGGCCGCGATGCCGAAGGCATCTGGGGGGTAAAGCGGGCCGTCGACGAATTCGCCGACACCACCGGCTCCCCCCTCGAACTCGGCGCCGACGGCACCTGGTGCATCGAGAAGCGATAACACCAGACGCAAGGGGAGGGCGAGGTTCCGTCATCGGACAGGCCTCCGCCAGGCCGCGACTTCGGCCTGCGTGACCTCTCGATCAATGGCCCTCTTATCCGCTGCTCTCGCCGGGCGGACTCGGCGGCGACGGACTCGAACTACCGGCCTCCACGGGCTCAACCGCCCCGATGAACGTCGGCAGGTCTCCCCCCGCTCCCTGACTTCCCAGCAGGCTCCCATCCGCCGGACGCAGAAAGCTCCCCGCGCTCTCGTCGGTGCGGTTCGGAATGTCGAATGACGGAAACATCATCGCCAGCCGCCCGCCGCGGTCTGCCGTCGACGTCGTCCCCTCGTCCTGCTCCCAGTAATTCGACTGGATCGTCCACGTGGCGAGCATGGTCTCCCACTGGGCATCCGGCCCCAGCGTTCGCGTCCCCCCCAGGATCAGGTTGTTCGCCAGCCTTGCCCCCATTCCGCCACTCGCAGCGCCGGGACCGACCGTCGAATCCATCCAGCTCAGCCAGTAGCGGACCCCCAGAAACGTGTTGTTGCTGATGTCGATCTGTTCCGAGCCCTTCCACGGCCGGAACCGCAACAGGACGCCCGTATCTCCCTCGAGAAACAGGTTTCGACGCAACGTCGCCTTCCGGGCCCCCAGACCGAGATAGAACAGTGAGCCCTTCGAGCGGAACCGGCATTCTTCGCATTCGACCGCCATCACCGTTCCGTCGCGCGCTTCCACCGACACGCAATACCCTTTCCCCGGGCCGCGTTGAAATCGACTTCGGTGAAAACGGACCGATTTCTGGTCGGCACGTTCGAGGGCCTTCACGTTGACCAGTGACAGGTCGCTCGCCTCCCCCACGTGGAAGAATTCGCAATCGTCGAACGCAATCCCCGACAGGTCTCCCTGCAGCGAGAGCGTCCGGCCTTTCTTTCCCGTCGACTCCAGTCTCAGTCCCTCGATCCGCAGGTCCCGGCAGTCCTTGATCGCAATGACCGAAGACTCTTCCGCATCCGCCTGTGCCGGCCGAAGCACGACCCCCGCTTCACCCCGGATCGTCACCGCGTCCAGCCCGCTCAGGCTGATCGCCTCTTCGTACACCCCCCCGTTCTGAATCGTGATGACACCCGCAGACGCGATCCGTTCAACCGCCTCGGCCAACGTGGCGCACGTCGCGTCTGGACCGCGACCCACAATCACACTGGCCAGTCGCGGCGGCGAAGTTGCCGGAGGAGAGATCGTCACCCCGCCGGCGGGGCCGGCCTTCTCTTGGCCTCGATTCCACCAAAGCGCCAAAGCCGCCGCCACCAGGGCGATCAGCGCGATGCCGGCCCCGACCACGGCCCGCGAACCTCGATTGCGATCCTTACGCCGGACGTGCTTGGCAGACGACCCGTCCCCCGGACGGGCAACCGGCTCGCGCCGGATGGCCGTTTCCAGTTCGCCGCTGGCCGTCTGGTTCAGCACCGACACCAAGTGCGTGAGGATGTCGGAAACCTCCTCCGCCGACTGAAAACGATCCTCGGGCCGCTTGGCGAGCAGATGGTCGACGAGGTCAGAGACGACCGGAGGAATCAGCGGACTGATCTGCTGCAGGCGTGGAGGCTTGAAATCGAGAATGCGGTGCACCGTCTCGGCGTAGCTTCCGCCATGAAACGGCGACTGCCCGGTCGCCATGCAGTAGATCACGCAGCCCAGGCTGTACAGATCCGATCGCGCGTCAATCGGCCCCCCATGAATCTGCTCGGGCGACATGTACGCCGGCGTCCCGACCGTCTGGTCATGCGACGTCAGGTCCGAGTTGTCATGCGTCACGCGCGCCAGCCCGAAGTCCATCAGCCGCACCCGTGTCTCGCCGTCATGCAGCATCACGTTGCCCGGCTTGATGTCCCTGTGAATCACTCCCTGGCCATGAGCGGCCGCGAGACCATTTGCGACCTGCGCACTGAGACGGATGATCTCCAGCGACGGCAGACTGCCCCGCCGCAGGATGTATTCCTTCAGTGACATCCCCGACACGAACTCCATCACCAGGAACGGAACCTGGTCCTGCTCCTCGACGGAATGAATCGTCAGCACGTTCTCGTGGCTGATGGCCGCTGCGGCCCGGGCCTCGCGCTGGAATCGCCGACGCGCCACTTCGCTTTGAGCCAGGTGTGGCTGCAGAACCTTGATCGCCACCATCCTCGACAGGTCGGGGTCGAAGCCCTTGTACACGACCCCCATCCCGCCGCTGCCGATCCGTCCATGCAGCTCATACTTTCCCAGCCGCTTCGGAGCGATCCGTACACCTCCCTTGAAATCGGAGTTCTGGGGCACGGAATCGTCATCGACGTTTCCATCAGCGTAGCGGACGGTTGGATCAGTTCCTGGCGATCCCGGCGAGAGCTCGAGGGCCGAATCCTTCTCAGGGGGGATTTGATCGCGCATCGACCCATTCCGGCAACATGAGACGTATGGCCGAAAATTTCTGGTGACAATCTACCGTTTTCCTCCGGCCACGGCGAAGGAGAGGCCGAACCGCCCGGCCCCCCGCGGCCAGGTCCCCGATCCCGTTCCCTCGCGACCCGACCTCCGACCAGGGGCAGACCAGCCTCCGCCAGAGCAGGCACGAGAGACCCGTCGGACGCAGGCACGATCTTCCGTCCCGCAGTCTGGCCATCGGGGAGGTCCGTAACGAATAATGCGGGCATGACTCATCCACGCGACGGCCGCATGATTCCGGGCAATCCCGGCCGACTGATCTATTTGCTCTTTCTGCTCGCGGCGGTTGCGGTCCCCGCCACAGCGCAGGATGCGTCGCCAGTCGTTGCCGAATCCCCTCTGAATTTTGAATTGCCGGGCTCGAACGGGAGGAACGTCGCCTTCCCGGAGGAAGCCCATCAGGGCCCCACGGTCATCTGCTTTCTCGGGACCGAGTGCCCGCTTGCCCGGCTGTACGCACCTCGACTGGCCGAACTGGCCGCCGAATTCGGGCCGCAGGGCGTCCGCTTCATCGGTATCGACAGCAACAGCCAGGACTCGCTGGACGAGGTCCGCCGGTTTGTCGCCGATCACAAGCTGCCGTTTCCGGTCGCCAAGGACTACGACAACGCCGTGGCCGACCGATTGAATGCGACGCGGGTCACGGAGGTCGTTGTCGTCGACGCGGATACCCGGATTCGTTATCGCGGACGAATCGACGACCAGTATCGTCCCGGCATCGCCCGTGGACAGGCGGAGCGGCAGGACCTGAGAATCGCGCTGGGCGAACTCGTCGCCGGCAAGAAGGTTGGAACGCCAGTCTCCGAAGTTGTCGGGTGTCTGATCGGGCGCGTGAAGCAAGTCACGAAAGAGTCGAAGGTGACCTACTGCAAGGAGGTGTCGCGGATCCTGCAGGCGAACTGCGTCGAGTGTCATCGGAGCGGCGAGATCGCCCCCTTCGCGCTGACCGACTACGACGAAGTGGTCGGCTGGGCCGATGCGATGCTGGAGACGATTGACGACGGCCGCATGCCGCCGTGGCACGCCAGTCCCGAGCATGGCCAATTCGCCAATGCGCGGTTCATGGCCGAGACCGACAAGCAGAAGCTCCGCGAGTGGGTGGCCGCCGGCGCTCCATATGGCGACGTCACTGAACTGCCTGCACCGTTGCCCCCCGCCACAACATGGCGCCTCGATCGCGAGCCGGACGCCGTGATTCCCATGCGCGATCGTCCGTTCGCGGTGCCCGCTGAGGGGATTATCGAGTATCAGTATTTCGTCGTCGATCCGGGCTTCACCGAAGACAAATGGATCATCGGGGCGGAAGTGATCCCGGGGAGTCGTGCGGCCGTTCACCACGCCATCGTTTTTGTTCGCCCGCCGGATGGCAAGCGGTTTCGGGGAGTCAGCTGGATCACCGCCTACGTGCCGGGCCAGCGGAACGGCATGCTTCCTCCCGGCCATGGACGACTTGTCCCCGCGGGCTCGACGCTGGTGTTCCAGATGCACTACACGCCGAACGGAACCGAGCAATCGGATCTGTCAAAAGTCGGCCTGCTGTTCGGCAAGGATGCCGACATCACGCACGAGGTCTATTCGGAGATCGGCCTCGAACAGGAATTTGAGATTCCTCCGCACACGGCCAACTATGCCGTCGACGGCGCGCCCCGGCGACTGCCCAGGCACGGCACGCTGCTCGCCGTCGCCCCGCACATGCACTTGCGAGGCAAATCGTTCCGGCTGTGGTCGCAGAAGGGCGATGAGCGGTCGGTCCTGCTGGATGTGCCTCGCTACGATTTCAACTGGCAGCACGTCTATGCGTTCGCTCAACCGCTGCCGCTCGATTCGATCGACAAACTCGAATTCACGACGACGTTCGACAACTCGGAGGCCAACCCGGTCAATCCGAATCCCGCCGACCACGTCACCTGGGGCGACCAGACGTGGGAGGAAATGGCTGTGGCGTTCTTCGAGATCGCGGTCCCACGTCAGAGGG contains:
- a CDS encoding efflux RND transporter periplasmic adaptor subunit — encoded protein: MTNSPGSGPDASAPQRTHGATAPQPRNPWKRAFLGLLAIGATVGWWVYSGSGWARDDREALPPEVMAEPAPRSGIMVTAEPVVFRSLQRSLEAVGTLYGYEEIVISSKVEGRVHRLCSEVSDRVRPGNCVLEIDPVDFQLAVEQAQGNLEVELAKLGLQALPDESFEIKNVPTVMLAQAQVDNAQAKYDRLKRLAAENATTSSQLDTALSELNIALADHANQVLMAKSSVATVKLRRSALAVAEQQLADARILAPQLYRPVPGMEGGVSYVVTSRSVSDGTFVKKGDEICRLAVDQTLKLRIPVPERHSDQIKLGQTADVLTAAYRDPFPGVVTLINPSVDAKTRTFNVEVQVANDAGRLKPGSFAKATVHTTQSTDSATVPHSALVTFAGVTKLFLSEGGQAREVLVEPGMQTRDWVEIASPPLGRDAVVITSGQSALANMTAVTIRTESASDASDAVPRRPTTVMADSQDAEQAP
- a CDS encoding MarR family winged helix-turn-helix transcriptional regulator encodes the protein MTLDQRATELGLAMEAIVKQFQAADIAAANGPHADLNHQEMRLISFLGDDGSQMMRVVAEHLALAVNSVTTLIDGLEAKGLVRRQRSEADRRIVHVELTERGGKTYRALHDARQRFFRSMLNPLTRDEQETLLVIFRKVVQRGAERLSPSAN
- a CDS encoding polysaccharide deacetylase family protein is translated as MRFAVCALLLTLASAVAADDLPATPAVRKAIPDRLVVLTFDDSAKSHYTIVRPLLKQYGFGATFFITEGFDFPTNKKDYMTWDEIRELHDDGFEIGNHTRDHLGISDKTVGRLPEQLQAIADNCRTHGIPAPVTFAWPGNAMTPAAFETLKAHGIRFARRGGAPEYPYDEGRGFAYEPGLDDPLMVPSAGDARPKWTLPDFIRAVDQARDGRIAVLQFHGVPDTAHNWVSSSQQNFEAYLKYLHVERYRVIALRDLQEFVDPEVAPADYRRVIESRREALNPPKTDTTPGKDR
- a CDS encoding glycosyltransferase family 4 protein; the protein is MDDFGFDADMAGGNDYVTGYEQFMSLSYEDLTCQQASTGGQCDYEELETGTRVGIPIERPRGRRRQIPPVRNLDRPLRIVCLGPSFQLGGVGQQTLSLARYFNPDRARITRCLVTRDDAEGHKRLAGMGIPVETATPSRLERAAEDAEIFLLWGDHFDRTLPQRRPTCVFVAHGESAWTRQGLERSRGVVDHVIAVSERVRGRVCGGFETTTILNGIDPSRLAATRPRQAVRRSLGIRRDEFLVGCVGRMTQEKQMERLISAVALLPRSFKLLLVGSGSRRTELVERASDLIPGRFVIVRPNDHLGDLYRAMDAFAFPSAHEGFGLVVAEAMACRVPVVATCVGAVPEIIENNVSGMVVDSSPEAFADAMKKLAKFPHWAAGMARQAHAFALRRLVARRMASDYETLLSRLVAAKTAAQTA
- a CDS encoding class I SAM-dependent methyltransferase — protein: MPIRITNQLFRSHPIVGHCPGPTHGRWRRIVDAVLSQKMRPARCPDATFLTWNTGARPARPDKPCGLFERSLAQFQIEPLVLGQGRKNWRNRDKLALTAEALESVTTPYVVGGDSCDVLFFEDPGLVVERFRQHFTCDLLFNSTGSLCWPQLPRLMEFQTSRPVAPLLKGRHWINSGLFVGKTDFCRDYFRDLAQSPPVEGYAHSDQAVVMETWPRWYPRVQTDDFCQIFQWFNEKPAVLHLERPLAARHTSLIRWLRRLPGPLVGAEVGVFQGYTSEALLRSFPDLRLWMVDRWKPYEGRSTIGDQPAEALERALKSTTFWTQFAKDRRRILREASPAAADRFDDHSLDFAFIDANHLYEAVCADITAWWSKIRPGGLLTGHDYGTGRDAEGIWGVKRAVDEFADTTGSPLELGADGTWCIEKR
- a CDS encoding serine/threonine protein kinase: MRDQIPPEKDSALELSPGSPGTDPTVRYADGNVDDDSVPQNSDFKGGVRIAPKRLGKYELHGRIGSGGMGVVYKGFDPDLSRMVAIKVLQPHLAQSEVARRRFQREARAAAAISHENVLTIHSVEEQDQVPFLVMEFVSGMSLKEYILRRGSLPSLEIIRLSAQVANGLAAAHGQGVIHRDIKPGNVMLHDGETRVRLMDFGLARVTHDNSDLTSHDQTVGTPAYMSPEQIHGGPIDARSDLYSLGCVIYCMATGQSPFHGGSYAETVHRILDFKPPRLQQISPLIPPVVSDLVDHLLAKRPEDRFQSAEEVSDILTHLVSVLNQTASGELETAIRREPVARPGDGSSAKHVRRKDRNRGSRAVVGAGIALIALVAAALALWWNRGQEKAGPAGGVTISPPATSPPRLASVIVGRGPDATCATLAEAVERIASAGVITIQNGGVYEEAISLSGLDAVTIRGEAGVVLRPAQADAEESSVIAIKDCRDLRIEGLRLESTGKKGRTLSLQGDLSGIAFDDCEFFHVGEASDLSLVNVKALERADQKSVRFHRSRFQRGPGKGYCVSVEARDGTVMAVECEECRFRSKGSLFYLGLGARKATLRRNLFLEGDTGVLLRFRPWKGSEQIDISNNTFLGVRYWLSWMDSTVGPGAASGGMGARLANNLILGGTRTLGPDAQWETMLATWTIQSNYWEQDEGTTSTADRGGRLAMMFPSFDIPNRTDESAGSFLRPADGSLLGSQGAGGDLPTFIGAVEPVEAGSSSPSPPSPPGESSG
- a CDS encoding redoxin domain-containing protein, whose product is MTHPRDGRMIPGNPGRLIYLLFLLAAVAVPATAQDASPVVAESPLNFELPGSNGRNVAFPEEAHQGPTVICFLGTECPLARLYAPRLAELAAEFGPQGVRFIGIDSNSQDSLDEVRRFVADHKLPFPVAKDYDNAVADRLNATRVTEVVVVDADTRIRYRGRIDDQYRPGIARGQAERQDLRIALGELVAGKKVGTPVSEVVGCLIGRVKQVTKESKVTYCKEVSRILQANCVECHRSGEIAPFALTDYDEVVGWADAMLETIDDGRMPPWHASPEHGQFANARFMAETDKQKLREWVAAGAPYGDVTELPAPLPPATTWRLDREPDAVIPMRDRPFAVPAEGIIEYQYFVVDPGFTEDKWIIGAEVIPGSRAAVHHAIVFVRPPDGKRFRGVSWITAYVPGQRNGMLPPGHGRLVPAGSTLVFQMHYTPNGTEQSDLSKVGLLFGKDADITHEVYSEIGLEQEFEIPPHTANYAVDGAPRRLPRHGTLLAVAPHMHLRGKSFRLWSQKGDERSVLLDVPRYDFNWQHVYAFAQPLPLDSIDKLEFTTTFDNSEANPVNPNPADHVTWGDQTWEEMAVAFFEIAVPRQRGKSADSGSTAQPADEQRRQSEIEQFATDFFERFDANRDGQIVRSELPVAIDRFAFRQLDRDGNERLSRAEVEQAAAQRTRF